The Elusimicrobiota bacterium genome includes a region encoding these proteins:
- a CDS encoding cyclic nucleotide-binding domain-containing protein, with protein sequence MSSDSGNGFVTVPVGEKEYRWLEKGLRGLGFFARLDLRALSGILPYVSLVEFAKGRPVCREGDEGDGFYLIYQGAVEVRKAGWDKPVATLGPGEFFGEMALLFKQPRNATVRALKSTRLFWLQTRDFKKVLGKNPSVARTIRKVAEERRKALARH encoded by the coding sequence ATGAGCAGTGATTCCGGAAACGGCTTCGTGACGGTCCCGGTGGGCGAGAAGGAATACCGCTGGCTGGAGAAGGGCCTGCGCGGGCTGGGCTTTTTCGCCCGGCTCGACCTGAGGGCTCTCTCCGGGATCCTCCCTTATGTAAGCCTGGTGGAATTCGCCAAGGGGCGTCCCGTGTGCCGGGAGGGCGACGAGGGCGACGGCTTCTACCTCATCTACCAGGGCGCAGTCGAGGTGCGCAAGGCGGGCTGGGACAAGCCGGTGGCCACGCTGGGGCCGGGGGAGTTCTTCGGGGAGATGGCGCTTCTTTTCAAGCAGCCGCGCAACGCCACGGTGCGGGCGCTGAAGAGCACCAGGCTGTTCTGGCTGCAGACGCGGGACTTCAAGAAGGTGCTGGGCAAGAACCCGAGCGTGGCCCGGACCATCCGCAAGGTGGCCGAGGAGCGGCGCAAGGCGCTGGCGCGGCATTAG